The DNA window TCCCTCTTGATACCGCCCAATGAAAAAGATCGAATAGTCAGTGCCCGCGCCGAGCATGAGTGCGCTCATCAACGCGTTGGTGAACATCGAGGAGGGCAGCAGACCCGCCTGTATTAGTAAGCTCACTATCGGCGTTGCTGCACCGATGGCGAGCCAAAATGTAAATAGCGGCAAGAGTGCGATAAACATTGAGCGATAAATTAACAAGAGTAAAATGCCAACTAAAATTACGCATAGGGTGCCGATTACTGCTACATCGTGCATGACCGACTGAATTTGGTCGAAGGCTCCCTGGCTTAGTCCAGTAAGGTAGATCGCGGTGCCGTCTGGCTTCTTTACTGAATCGATGGTCGACTTTACTTGATTTACCGACGTGAATGCGGTTGGTGTGCCCAGATCACCAGCCAAGTGTAGCTGCACGAAAGCCAGCTGCTTATCAGGGCTCTCGCTTACCGCGATGGCCTGTGGATCGGACCAGGTATCGAATGCCGACTCGACACTTTTCTTATGGGGCCACCAATTTATGCAGGAGTACAATTCGGAATTGGCGGTCGTCGTCGTCAAATTGCTTGTTCTTCTCGACAATGAGAACCGACTCGTTGCTGGATGACGACTCGCCGAAGGCTTCGCCTATCCGCTGCATCGCCTGGCCAGAAACCGTGTTACTTGGGAGGATAGGACGACCGTGCTCGACAACCATTCTCTCGGGCGAGGGCGCATACAAGTTCGAGCCGAGTACAAGTAGTATCCAAATACCCACAATCAGTAGCCGGGATTTGCCAACCCAGGCCGAGATAGTTGAAAGCCGTGAATCATTCCGCACTGACTAGAAACCCTCTCCGTTAGCCGGTGGCCTTACGGAACGCCAGAAGACTGCAACTCACCGATGGCCGTGTCCCCACGTCAGTCTTCTAATCAGCGAGACGTCCGTCCACCCTGATTCTGCACGTCAATGGCCCATCAGCTGACACGGCTGTCGCTCCGGCAGCAAAGCCGATATCGCTGGTCTTAACCGTAATGCTCCACGGCGACGCTCCGATATAGAGCCTCGTCTGTCCGGTCTCATCGAGATATGAGATGGTGATCTCGGCATTACTCCGACTGAGTGCCTCGTAATGTCCTTGGGTTTGCTTAACGTGAGCGTCATGTTGGCCAACGGTGACTGTGTCGGTTCGGCCGGGTGCTCCACGGCCACATCTTTTTGGGTAATTACGTAGGATCTAGCAGCGGCCCAGAGGCCCAACGATCAACACCCAGACCCATCCGTGACGGCGCGCCAAAAAGCGCCTGACCAATTCGACACCAGTGAGCGGACCGCACGATCAGTGCTTTCATTGAACGGCGTCCGACGCAGCACCGTTTTGTCCAGCGCCGACGGAATAGTTCTCACCGCCTATCCCTCACTAATCGTACACTGGGTAAGTGGCAAGTCTAAATACGCTTTACCTCCGAGAGCTAGCTACACTCGATTTAAGATAACCAAATTTTAGCGTTATGCGCGCAGCCAACATCAATGTGGCTTGCGCTTTCTGATCATACGTACCACTAGCGCCAAGGTGCGGCGTTGCAACCATGTTTTGCTTGAGCGCAATTGGGATGGTGAAATTGATGGTTGTCTGCCCTCGATCGGCAGAAAATCTTTTTAGCAGGAAGCACTTAAGCACCGTCGGCGAAGAGTCCGTACAGTAGAGCGGATACCCGAACCAAGTAGCGGCTCGATAGCGCGTTGGATAAATTTGCCGGTTAGTCCTCCCGGAAAAGAGTAGCCGACTGTTATGTCGACGTGTGTCAGTTCAGGCTCTATCGGTGTCAGAGTGGAGGTACATGATGCTTTAATCCCGTTGTTTGTGAAAACCTCCACGGTGAAGAGTCTGTTAGGTTGCCACTCGCGGATCCGACCTGTTCCGGTCATCCCAATGGGACCGATCTTGCCGCTCCCAGTAAATTTGGTGCCCAGGCCCACGGATTGTTCCCCGACCGGCTCAACGGTATGCAAGCCAAACACCCACTCCGGCATCCACCGGAAGTCAGAAACGTAGTCGAAGACCACCTCAGGTGGTAGTTCTATGGTGTTAGATGCCGATATGGTTGTCATATGGCGCCCGCCGGGGTGATATGACTGCGCGATACGCGAGCGAACCACAGCGTTTCTCCGCTTTGGGCAAATATACACCTGTGAGAGCGCAAGGGAATATCCTTAAGGGATAGGAGCTTATAGGCGAGCATCAGCAATTTTGGCCTTTACTAAGTATGTAAGATTCGACACCTCCGGAGATTGCCTTGGTAAGGTACCAGAGCCGCTATTAGTTGGCCGCGGGATGTCTTGGTCATGAAACGCAGGGCCGTCATCGATTGGTAAAACAGGGTTCAACCCCTTGGAAGTAGCCCAGCGCGGAATCGGCGAAAGGCAGTTCCCTGACATCCGCGCCAGTGCGAAGGGCAACGATGGTGTAGCAGTCGGGCGCGTCCATGTAGTTGAGGAGATCACCCACATACTTCGACACCTCATCTGCTTAAAAGGTTCAGGAGCATCGGCAGCTGATGCAGTACTTCGTTCTCCTTGCGAAACGGCAAAGTAACCGCGGCACGCCGGGATACCGATACCCCGCGCTGACCGCATTTGCAGTGGCCCAGGCTCCGTTGACATGACCACGTTAGGTTTACCCATACATTCGGTTCCAGGTACCGATCGTATCGGACGGTGGCGTCCAGCGCGATAGATCGGCGTGCCTTGCCTGTTGTGAGCGCGTAGCTGGTGGTGGTGCCTCAGCTATTTTGAGCGTGTGGCCGTTACGGCGGCTTGCCCGATGTGGAGGGCAAAATCCACATGGCCGTGAGGTGAGCCCCTCGTAGTGGTCCAGTTGTTGTGTGACTCTGTTGCCCGGTGTGCCGGGCAGGAAGAATCGGCAACGACATGACATCGAAGAAGCGCCGGCGGCACACGCCGGATCAGATCATCCGCAAGCTCGCCGAGGGCAACAAGCTGCTGGCGTCGGGCCAGGAACTCGACGAGGTGTGCCGTCACCTGGAGGTCGCCGAGTCGACCTGGCATCGCTGGGTGGCCCAATACGGCGGCATGAAGGCCAGCGACGCCAAGCGGCTCAAGGAACTAGAGGCCGAGAATGCGCGGCTCAAGAAAATGTTCGCTAACCAGGCTCTTGACATCGACATGCTCAAGGAGCTGTCGGCGGGAAACTTCTAACTCCGAACCGCAAGCGCAGCGCCGTGGATATGCTGCGCGACCGGTTCGGGGTGTCACAACGGCGCGCCTGCACGGTGGTAGGCATCCACCGATCCACGATGCGCCTGGCCCCACCGCCGATGAGCACCGAGGAAGCCGAGTTACGCACCTGGCTGCGCCGGTTTGCCACCGACCGGCCCCGCTGGGGGTGGCGGCGGGCCGCCAAGATGGCGCGCCGCGCTGGTTGGCAGGCCAACAACAAGCGCATCCGCCGCCTCTGGCGTGAGGAGGGCCTGCGGGTCCCGCAGCGCCGCAAGAAGAAGCGGTTGACCGGCATCGGTGTCGTCGTGGGGGCGATGTCACCGATCCGACCGAACGTGATCTGGGCGATGGACTTCCAATTCGATACCACCGCTGATGGCCGCGCCCTAAAGCTGCTCAACGTGATCGACGAGTTCACCCGCCAAGCTCTCGCCATTGAGGTTGATCGCCGCATCGACGCTGACGGCGTCGTTGCCGTCTTAGACCGTCTGGCCCTCACCCACGGCGCGCCAGCCTATGTGCGCTTTGACAACGGTCCGGAGTTCGTGGCCCGCGCCGTCAACGATTGGTGCCGATTCAACGGCGCCGTTTCACTATTCATCGATCCCGGCTCGCCATGGCAGAACGCCTGGGTCGAGTCGTTCAACGGCCGGCTCCGCGATGAATTGCTCAACGCCTGGCGCTTCGACTCGCTCCTGGAAGCCCGCGTGATCATCGAGGACTGGCGCCGTGACTACAACGCCAACCGACCCCACACCGCCCATGGCGAACTCACCCCCACCGAGTTCGCTCTACAGTGGACCACGACCCACCAACCCCAAGTCGCATAGCGACTGGACCACTAAACGGGACCCCCTCAGCCGCACGTCGGCAGGTGACCAAGAAGCTGCGCACTGTGCTTCCCCCGAAATCGTGGAGGGTTTCCTATGCCGCTTCCGGCTTGGTCTTGGATTCCCTGATCTCGTAGTTGACGGGTGAGAGCCCGTCGGCGGCGCTGTGCCGGCGTTGGTGGTTGTAGAAGGTGTAGCACCAGTCGATGACCACGGCCTGCGCTTGGATAGTATCACGGAAACGATTGCGGGACAACACTTCCCATTCGAGTGAGGAGAAGAATGCCTCTGCGGCAGCATTGTCGAAACACGATCCGACCCGGCCCATCGACTGCCGAATCCCCAACTTCCGGCACAGTGCGGTGAACGCGCCCGCGGTATAGGTGCTGCCGCGATCGGTGTGGAATATGACCCGCTCGGACTCCTCGTCGCGCCAGATCACTCGGCGGCCACCGCGGGCGGCCACGGCCATTTTGATGGCCGCGCACGCCAGCTCGGCATCTGGGTGTAAGCCCATGGCCGCGCCCAGCAGCCGGCGGCTATACAGATCGATCACGGTCGCCAAATACAGCTTCTGCCCGGACTCGGTCGGAATCTCGGTCATGTCACCGACCCATTTGCAGTTCGGCGCGGCCGCGGTGAAGTCTCGTTTGACCAGGTCGGGGAACTTCGGTGCCGTCTTGTCCTGTTTGGTAAGCCCATTGCGGCGCTTGATGCGGCGCGCCACCAAACCCTGGCGGCGCATCGAGTCGGCCACCGTTTTCTCCGACACCTGCCAACCAAGATCACGCAGGTCATCGACCAGCCGTGGTGAACCATGTAGTCCCTTGGCCGCCTTGAACGCCGCAGCGACCGCGGCATCGAGTGCAACGCGGCGCCGATCGGTGTCGGTGTGCAACCCATCAGGATCGTCGGCACGGTTGATCCACTTGTAGAACCACGCCATGCTGACCCCCAACAGAAAGCACGTAACCGTATGCGGCACCCGGTATTTGGCCCTCTGGTCAGCGATGAAGCGTGCCACGCTCACTTCGTCGCCTCCTTCACCCACAGGACCACTGATCGCTTGAGGACATCACGCTCCATCCGCAGCTCGGCGTTCTCGGCCCGCAACCGCTTGAGCTCGGCGAGATCGTCGCGGGTCAGCTCCCCACGACCCTCACGCGCCTCTCGATCCTGGGCAACCCAATTTCCCAGAGTGCCCTCGTGGATCCCCAGGTCCCGCGCGACCTGGGCGATCGACTTACCCGTCTCACGCACGATCCGAACAGCCCCCTCACGGAACT is part of the Mycobacterium sp. HUMS_12744610 genome and encodes:
- a CDS encoding MMPL family transporter; its protein translation is MTTTTANSELYSCINWWPHKKSVESAFDTWSDPQAIAVSESPDKQLAFVQLHLAGDLGTPTAFTSVNQVKSTIDSVKKPDGTAIYLTGLSQGAFDQIQSVMHDVAVIGTLCVILVGILLLLIYRSMFIALLPLFTFWLAIGAATPIVSLLIQAGLLPSSMFTNALMSALMLGAGTDYSIFFIGRYQEGRRNGLDTNLDFARRWGAAVLSPESR
- a CDS encoding MmpS family transport accessory protein, with translation MLRNYPKRCGRGAPGRTDTVTVGQHDAHVKQTQGHYEALSRSNAEITISYLDETGQTRLYIGASPWSITVKTSDIGFAAGATAVSADGPLTCRIRVDGRLAD
- a CDS encoding SRPBCC family protein, yielding MTTISASNTIELPPEVVFDYVSDFRWMPEWVFGLHTVEPVGEQSVGLGTKFTGSGKIGPIGMTGTGRIREWQPNRLFTVEVFTNNGIKASCTSTLTPIEPELTHVDITVGYSFPGGLTGKFIQRAIEPLLGSGIRSTVRTLRRRCLSASC
- a CDS encoding IS3 family transposase (programmed frameshift); this encodes MTSKKRRRHTPDQIIRKLAEGNKLLASGQELDEVCRHLEVAESTWHRWVAQYGGMKASDAKRLKELEAENARLKKMFANQALDIDMLKELFGGKLLTPNRKRSAVDMLRDRFGVSQRRACTVVGIHRSTMRLAPPPMSTEEAELRTWLRRFATDRPRWGWRRAAKMARRAGWQANNKRIRRLWREEGLRVPQRRKKKRLTGIGVVVGAMSPIRPNVIWAMDFQFDTTADGRALKLLNVIDEFTRQALAIEVDRRIDADGVVAVLDRLALTHGAPAYVRFDNGPEFVARAVNDWCRFNGAVSLFIDPGSPWQNAWVESFNGRLRDELLNAWRFDSLLEARVIIEDWRRDYNANRPHTAHGELTPTEFALQWTTTHQPQVA
- a CDS encoding IS3 family transposase, which codes for MSVARFIADQRAKYRVPHTVTCFLLGVSMAWFYKWINRADDPDGLHTDTDRRRVALDAAVAAAFKAAKGLHGSPRLVDDLRDLGWQVSEKTVADSMRRQGLVARRIKRRNGLTKQDKTAPKFPDLVKRDFTAAAPNCKWVGDMTEIPTESGQKLYLATVIDLYSRRLLGAAMGLHPDAELACAAIKMAVAARGGRRVIWRDEESERVIFHTDRGSTYTAGAFTALCRKLGIRQSMGRVGSCFDNAAAEAFFSSLEWEVLSRNRFRDTIQAQAVVIDWCYTFYNHQRRHSAADGLSPVNYEIRESKTKPEAA
- a CDS encoding transposase, with the protein product MSEKRKKYDREFREGAVRIVRETGKSIAQVARDLGIHEGTLGNWVAQDREAREGRGELTRDDLAELKRLRAENAELRMERDVLKRSVVLWVKEATK